From the Selenomonas sp. oral taxon 920 genome, the window GAAGAACGAGAGGAAGTAGCTTGATGCGCCGACAATGCCCGTTGCGAGACCGATTTGCTGCCGGCTCACGCCGTCCTGTGCAATTGTATAGCCGAGCACGTAGATCGCATGGAGTCCGATGCCCATGACTGCGCCGACGACGTAGAGGAGCGGCGAGTTTTGCGGCATGACGTGGAAGATGAGCAGCGCACAGAGTGCATTGAGCGCAGCGAGGAAGAGCACCGTTGGCCTCCGTCCGAAGCGATCGGCGAAGAAACCCAGGAGAACACCGCTGAGTCCCCCGATGCCGTAGATCGCGCCGAAGAACTGCCCCGCCTCCGTCGCACTGAACCCCTTGTACGTCATGAAGAGATACGGCCCCATCGACGCAAATCCCCAATACGGGATGATGTTCAAAATCTGAATCAACACCGCAAGCCAGACAACTTTATTGAAGCCGACGGTGCGCACCGCCTCGACCAGATGAAGCTGCTTGACATCCTTGGACGTGTCCGTGTACTTTGCCTTGAACCCCACGATGAGCAGGAGGCCGAAAACAACCGTCACAGCCCCCATGTTCTGAAGCCCGATGCTCCACTCGCCCGTAGTCTCAAGGCTCCACCCGTAGTAGGCAGGGCCGACATATGCGCCGATCGAGTAAAACGTCATCATAAGGCCGTTGAGCATCGCACGCGCTGCGGGGAAGATCGAGCCGGCCACCGAGTACATGACAATGTTCCAGCAGCCCTCTGTGACACCGAACATAAAGCGCCAAAACGCCGCGCTGATGAAGTTCGATGAGGTCGTCACGAGCGCCGTCATGCAGCCGAGGCCGACCATGCTCATGACAAGCAGCCGCTTGCGTCCGAAGCGGTCTGCCAGATAGCCTGCGGGAATGTCAATGAGTGCCTGCCCAAGCGTAAAGATCGTGCTGATCGTACCGAGCTGAACAGCGGTCAGCGAAATGCTCGCCGCAACCGCCTTGAGCCCGACACCGAACGACAGACGGTTCGCCGAATAAAAGGCGTAGCCGAGTGCCAGCAGGAACAGTTGAAACCACACGATCTTCGGAATCTCAGAGAATTTCTTTTTCATTGCATCTGCTTCTTTCTGTATGAATTGTTATTGCAAAGCCGGCGGCTTTCCCGCAGCGGGTCACTCCTCCTCCGCACTCTGCATCTCCCTGCGGTCGCGATAGATGTCCATGATGACGATCTTGATGATGACGATGAATGGAACGGCGAGAAACATCCCCGCCGCACCGAGCAGCTCACCGCCGAAGACGACGCCGAGAATGACGGCGACGGGGTGGAGGTGGAGGCTCTTGCCGACGAGTGCAGGGTAGACGACGTTGTGATTCACCTGCGTGAGTGCGACGTAGAAGAGCGCCGTCTGCACCGTGAGCTCCCGCATCGCTGCGGCGGTCATAAGTGTGCCAAGGGTCGAGGCGACGGTGGGGCCAAGCACGGGGATAAACTCGCTGATGCCGGAGAGCAGGGCAAAGACCGAGGCATATGGCAGCCCCATCAATTTGAAATAGGTAAAGACGACAAGCCCCGTGATGACGCACATGACGATCTGACTGCAGATGTAGGCGCGCAGTGCGATGAGCAGTGCATCAAAGAGACGGAGGACGCGCCGCCGCGCCGTGTGCGGAAAAAGATCCGCGAGCCAGAGTTTGATTGTGAGGCCATCCTTCAGGAGGTAGAACGATACGAAAATAATGATGACAAAGTCGATGACCTTCCCGAATGCGATGAGGATAAAGGAGAGTGAGGCGCGCAGCAGGTCCGCACCGACGCTGCGCAGACGGTCGAGGATGTTCACAAACTCATCTTGGATGAAGTCGGTATCCGAAAGAAAGGGAAGCTGCTGCAGACTTTGACCGATGGTCGGCAGCTCCGCAACGAATCGCTGAAAGGACGGAAGGACGGAGCGCGAGATGATGCTCACCAATGCGAGCAGCACGAGGATGAAGGCGATGATGGCGATTGCCGATGCAACCGAGCGCGGCATCCGCCGCGCCTCCATGAAGTCCACGACGGGTTTTAGAAGGAGCTGCAGGAGCAGCGAGAGAAAGATGATGAATGCAAAGTCCTGATAGAACCAGAACGTCGAGAGCAGGAGGGTAAAGGTCACGGCAAGGATGATGGACGTGCGGTAGTTGGCAAGATTCATAGGTGCCTCCTTTCTGTGGGCGGTATGGGGTTCATCATAGCATATTCGGTGTGCTCCGTCTATAATACTTCTGTCTCATGGAGTCTATTGACCGAAAACACGGTCTGACGTATACTTTCTATAAGAAGGCGTCATTATGAAACACTACTACAGCACCATTGACGGCATTGTCACGACGTTTTCGGATATTCACTGCTCTGCCGCAAAAGGTGAGAGCATTCTCGTACACATGGAGCGCGCGCAGGAACACGGCTTTGACACGGCGGAGTTCCTGCTTCCGCATCGTCTGCACGAAGTACAGAGGCTTCACCGAGGACGAGTGTGCGAAGCTGACCGAATTTGTACGGAATAACAGTTTATCGGTGATTCCTAATAGATATACAATTGAGGCATGAAGGAGTCGATGGAAAATGTTCTGCAAAGATTGCGGAAATCCTGTTGAGGACGGCGCAAAGTATTGTCGGGCGTGCGGCTCAGCGATTGCCACACCTGAGGTGCACACACAAATGAGCGG encodes:
- a CDS encoding MFS transporter, with product MKKKFSEIPKIVWFQLFLLALGYAFYSANRLSFGVGLKAVAASISLTAVQLGTISTIFTLGQALIDIPAGYLADRFGRKRLLVMSMVGLGCMTALVTTSSNFISAAFWRFMFGVTEGCWNIVMYSVAGSIFPAARAMLNGLMMTFYSIGAYVGPAYYGWSLETTGEWSIGLQNMGAVTVVFGLLLIVGFKAKYTDTSKDVKQLHLVEAVRTVGFNKVVWLAVLIQILNIIPYWGFASMGPYLFMTYKGFSATEAGQFFGAIYGIGGLSGVLLGFFADRFGRRPTVLFLAALNALCALLIFHVMPQNSPLLYVVGAVMGIGLHAIYVLGYTIAQDGVSRQQIGLATGIVGASSYFLSFFSGPLMGFLTSTLGHAAALDIIVVAFEAVLVVVAFFMKETQHRAESK
- a CDS encoding AI-2E family transporter codes for the protein MNLANYRTSIILAVTFTLLLSTFWFYQDFAFIIFLSLLLQLLLKPVVDFMEARRMPRSVASAIAIIAFILVLLALVSIISRSVLPSFQRFVAELPTIGQSLQQLPFLSDTDFIQDEFVNILDRLRSVGADLLRASLSFILIAFGKVIDFVIIIFVSFYLLKDGLTIKLWLADLFPHTARRRVLRLFDALLIALRAYICSQIVMCVITGLVVFTYFKLMGLPYASVFALLSGISEFIPVLGPTVASTLGTLMTAAAMRELTVQTALFYVALTQVNHNVVYPALVGKSLHLHPVAVILGVVFGGELLGAAGMFLAVPFIVIIKIVIMDIYRDRREMQSAEEE